In Actinomycetota bacterium, the sequence GGCTCGCACAGCGTGTCGCCGGTGTGGGTGTGCGCGAGCTTCGCGACCGCCCCGATGTCTCCGGTAACCACCTGGGGGGCCGGCACGTGGTCCTTGCCGATCATGTGGAAGATCTGGTGCACCCTCTCCTCGAACCCCTGGGTGGAGTTCGTCACCGGGTGGTCCGGCCGAAGATGTCCGGAGAAGACCCGGAAGATGGAGATCTTGCCGACATAGGGGTCCGAGATGGTCTTGAACACCAGCGCGCAGAGCGGGTCATCGGATGACGCCGCCCGGACGACCTCGGCCTCCGATCCGGACTTCGCCACTCCCTTCACCGCTGGTCGCTCGAGCGGCGACGGCACGAGCGAGCAGATGGCGTCGGCGAGCAGGTCTACGCCCACGAGATGGGTTGCCGAGCACACGAGCACCGGAGCGGTCGCTCCCGCCGCTATCGCGCCTCGCAGTCCCGACGCCGTCTCCTTCTCGTCCAGGTCCCCGGACTCGAAGTACTTCTCCATGAGAGTGTCGTCGCCCTCGGCCGCCGCCTCGACCAGCCGCTGGTGGGCCTCTTCCATCTGCGGCTGGACATCCGCGGGGACTTCGCCCGCCGTGCCGGCGGGGCTCTTCTGGTCGTAGATGTAGCCGGTGCTGCTGAGAAGGTCCACCACCCCGCTGAACGACTGCTCCTGGCCGACCGGGATCTGCATCGGGAACGGCTTCGTGCCGAAGGCCGCCTGGAGTCCGGCCAGCGCCTGCTCGTAGGAGGCGCGCTCGCGGTCCAGTTTGTTGATGACGATCAGGCAGGGCAGTCCCAGTTCCTGGGCCTCGTCCCAGATCAGCTCCGTCTGGACCTGCACGCCGTCCACCGCCGACACCACGAAGACGCACGCGTCCACCACGCGCAAAGCGGACACGACCTCGCCGTGGAAGTCGGCGTAGCCGGGACAGTCGATCACGTTGATCTTGTGTCCCTTCCACTCGATGGGGGCCATCGCCAGGGCGATGGAGATCTGCCGGGCGTGCTCCTCGGCCTCGAAGTCGGTGTGGGCCGTCCCGTCCTCCACACGCCCCAGCCTGGTTGAGGCCCCGGAGGCGTACAGAAGAGCCTCGGCGAGCATCGTCTTGCCGGATCCCCCGTGCCCTACGAGCGCGACGTTCCTGATCTGAGAGGGCTCGTATTGCTTCATCAGACGGCGTCCTTTCGCTAACCGACGAGGCCGGTTCGAGGCCTGGAGCCGCGGCCCGCGTCATTATAGGGCGCAGCGATTTTCGGCCCCAAGGCGTAGGAGAAGCGTGCTCGACTCGAAGGCGCGGGACGCACTTTCAGGTGTCTCCCGCGCGGTTGGAAGCGCCGTCGGCCGGTCCAGGATCTCGCCGAACCTCATCACCACCGCGGGACTTGTCGTAACGGGCGCGGCGTCGATTCTGGTGCTGCGGGACGGGTTCGTCGCGGCCGGAATCGTTCTCCTGGCCGGGGGGGCTCTGGACTTCGTGGACGGCTCCGTCGCCCGGGCGACCGGAAAGGCGACGTCCTTCGGCGCCGTCTACGACTCGATCGCCGACCGCATGTCCGACGGCCTGATCCTCGGCTCGCTCACGTGGGCCCTGTTCGACCGCGGAGACGGCGTCGGAGCCGCCCTGGGCATCGTCTCGCTGGTCCTGTCCGGACTGGTGCCGTACATCAGGGCGAAGGCCGAGTCCCTCGGTTACGACGCTTCCGTCGGCGTGGCCGAGCGCGCGGAAAGGGTGATCGCCATCGTGGCCGGGCTCGTGTTCGGGATCATCACCCCGGTGCTCGGTGTCCTGGCCGCTCTTTCGGCGGTCACCGTCGTCCAGAGGGCCGTCCACGTAGGCAAGCAGGCCCGTGCCCGCGGATAAGGGAAAGCGGCACCCCGCATACCTGCTGTACTCGGCGGGCCGGATTCTCGCGTCGGCCGTGCCCGGTCCCGTTCTCCTACCGGGGGCGGAGGTGGCCGCGGCGTTGGCCGGCAGGCTGAACAAGCGCAGGCAGGAAGTTATCCGGACGAACCTGCGACGCGTGGTCGGCCCGGAGCAGCTGGACAGGGCCGTCGACCGGGCGTTTCGTTCGTACGGCCGCTACTGGGTCGAAACGCTGAGGCTGCCCAAGCCGGGGGTTCGAAGCATTGCAGGGCGCACGTCCGAGGAGGGGGCCGAAAAGCTCGAGCCCTACCTACGGTCCGGACGGGGAGTCATCTTCGTGACCCCCCACCTCGGCAACTGGGACATCGCCGGCGCCTGGCTGGCATCCCGGGGCTGGAGGGTCATCGCTGTCGCCGAGGCCCTGAAGCCGCGTGTGCTGTTCGACATGTTCGTGCGACTCAGAAGCGAATGTGGCATGGAGGTGCACCCCCTCGGGACGGCGTCCACCGCACGGGCGTTGATCACGGGCCTCAAGCAGGGCGCCGCGCTCGGGCTGCTGTCGGACCGCGACATCTCGGGGACGGGCGTGGAGGTCGAATTCTTCGGTGAGCGCACCTTTCTTCCGTCCGGGCCGGCGGTCCTGGCGCTCAGGACCGGCGCTGCGATCGTGGCCGGGGCGGTGTTCCAGCGGCCGGGCGGCCGCTACCACGGTGTGATCCTCGATCCCATCGACGTGCAGCGGTCCCGCGGCGGGACGTCGGAGGTCGCCGCGCTGACCCAGCGAATCGCCCGGGAGCTCGAGACGCTCATCCGGATGGACCCGGGGCAGTGGCACCTCTTCCAGCCCAACTGGCCGTCGGACCCCGGCTATAGCCGCACGCCGGGGTGAGGATCGCCCTCGTCTGTCCCTACTCCATGTCCGAGCCTGGGGGGGTCCAGGAGCAGGTACGCGGGCTGGCTCGCGCGCTGTCCGCGGCCGGCGAGCAGGTGAGCCTGTTCGGACCGGAGCTGCCCTCCGAAGACAAGATTTCGGGCGTCGAGATGATGTCCCTGGGCGGCGCCGTGCGCTTGCCGGCCAACGGCTCGGTCGCGCCGGTGGGCCTGGACCCCCGGATGCTAGTCCGCCTGGAGCTGGCGCTGGACCCCGCCGACGTCCTGCACGTGCACGAAGGATTTCTTCCGGCCTCGCTCGCCGCTACGTTCCGGGTGCCCACCGGGGTCCCGGTGGTTGCCACGTTCCACGCGGCCGCCGAGCGCTTCCTGCCCTACCGCGTAGCCGCCCCGGCGCTGCGCAGGTTCGGACGCCGGTTCGCAGCTGCGACGGCGGTTTCG encodes:
- a CDS encoding phosphatidylinositol mannoside acyltransferase, which gives rise to MPADKGKRHPAYLLYSAGRILASAVPGPVLLPGAEVAAALAGRLNKRRQEVIRTNLRRVVGPEQLDRAVDRAFRSYGRYWVETLRLPKPGVRSIAGRTSEEGAEKLEPYLRSGRGVIFVTPHLGNWDIAGAWLASRGWRVIAVAEALKPRVLFDMFVRLRSECGMEVHPLGTASTARALITGLKQGAALGLLSDRDISGTGVEVEFFGERTFLPSGPAVLALRTGAAIVAGAVFQRPGGRYHGVILDPIDVQRSRGGTSEVAALTQRIARELETLIRMDPGQWHLFQPNWPSDPGYSRTPG
- the fusA gene encoding elongation factor G; the protein is MKQYEPSQIRNVALVGHGGSGKTMLAEALLYASGASTRLGRVEDGTAHTDFEAEEHARQISIALAMAPIEWKGHKINVIDCPGYADFHGEVVSALRVVDACVFVVSAVDGVQVQTELIWDEAQELGLPCLIVINKLDRERASYEQALAGLQAAFGTKPFPMQIPVGQEQSFSGVVDLLSSTGYIYDQKSPAGTAGEVPADVQPQMEEAHQRLVEAAAEGDDTLMEKYFESGDLDEKETASGLRGAIAAGATAPVLVCSATHLVGVDLLADAICSLVPSPLERPAVKGVAKSGSEAEVVRAASSDDPLCALVFKTISDPYVGKISIFRVFSGHLRPDHPVTNSTQGFEERVHQIFHMIGKDHVPAPQVVTGDIGAVAKLAHTHTGDTLCEPPPIVLPPIEFPSPVYSIAVASRARGDEEKVSTSLQRLIEEDPVLRVERNSETHQTVVSALGETHLGVVIEKMKRKFGVEIDQIPLRIAYRETIKAPAKHESRYVKQSGGRGQYAVAHLEVAPLPHGGGYDFVNKIVGGAIPGNFIPSVDKGVQGAMSEGVFAGYPVVDVQVTLVDGKFHSVDSSDMAFQICASMGFKEACKKAGVSLLEPVSDVHIRVPDTMLGDIMGDVNSKRGKIMGTEPDVRGYQLVHAQVPASEMVRYAIDLRSITGGRGSFSMQFSHYEHVPQHLEQKIADQADADKKVTAGKH
- a CDS encoding CDP-alcohol phosphatidyltransferase family protein: MLDSKARDALSGVSRAVGSAVGRSRISPNLITTAGLVVTGAASILVLRDGFVAAGIVLLAGGALDFVDGSVARATGKATSFGAVYDSIADRMSDGLILGSLTWALFDRGDGVGAALGIVSLVLSGLVPYIRAKAESLGYDASVGVAERAERVIAIVAGLVFGIITPVLGVLAALSAVTVVQRAVHVGKQARARG